The proteins below come from a single Staphylococcus sp. MI 10-1553 genomic window:
- a CDS encoding pyruvate, water dikinase regulatory protein yields the protein MRDNMATPQLTIYIISDSLGETAQRMVHAVMSQFPKLTQIEMKKFSLIESKEALLNVLKLAKERQAIVVTTLVTDHFNALGQAYAAEHQIPYIDYMSPLMQHVQATTGHVPVKEKGKIRELDEDYFKRIDAIEYAVKYDDGKHFTDIEEADVLIVGVSRTSKTPLSMYLANKGYRVANIPLVPEIGISYDIIKDKKMKVIGLTASPEYIMSIRTERVKVLGMKGKQAYYNDLQRIKAELAYAEEVFKQLNATVINTEYRSIEESAFYIEKILQK from the coding sequence GTGAGGGATAATATGGCAACACCGCAATTGACCATTTATATCATTTCAGATTCATTAGGTGAGACCGCACAACGTATGGTGCACGCGGTGATGAGTCAATTTCCGAAGCTGACACAGATAGAAATGAAGAAATTTTCATTGATTGAAAGCAAGGAAGCCCTTCTTAACGTGTTAAAACTCGCCAAAGAACGGCAAGCGATTGTCGTGACAACGTTAGTGACGGATCATTTCAATGCATTGGGGCAAGCGTACGCAGCAGAACATCAAATTCCATACATTGATTATATGTCACCGCTCATGCAGCATGTTCAAGCCACAACAGGACACGTGCCTGTGAAGGAAAAAGGGAAAATCCGTGAATTAGATGAAGACTATTTCAAACGGATTGATGCGATAGAATATGCAGTCAAATATGATGACGGCAAACATTTCACGGATATTGAAGAAGCGGACGTCCTCATCGTCGGCGTTTCCAGAACGTCTAAAACACCATTAAGTATGTATTTAGCGAACAAGGGGTATAGGGTCGCCAATATTCCGTTAGTACCTGAAATCGGTATCTCTTATGACATCATAAAAGACAAAAAAATGAAAGTCATCGGTCTCACCGCAAGCCCCGAATACATTATGAGCATTCGAACAGAGCGTGTTAAAGTGCTCGGCATGAAAGGGAAACAAGCCTATTACAATGATTTACAGCGCATTAAAGCAGAACTTGCCTACGCTGAAGAAGTTTTTAAGCAGCTTAATGCGACAGTCATTAATACAGAATATCGCTCCATTGAAGAATCCGCATTTTATATTGAAAAGATTTTACAAAAATAG
- the ppdK gene encoding pyruvate, phosphate dikinase gives MTKYVYAFDEGQKNMKDLLGGKGANLSEMKRLGLPVPDGFTLTTAACIEYLERGEQLSDEVKTQLQAQLEAFSARTNKAFSSDENLLLVSVRSGAKISMPGMMDTILNLGLNDENVEKLARKTNDARFSYDCYRRLLQMFGEVVYHIPMSAFDTYFDNYKETHDYQNDADIPAEGLKEICEHFKTVYIEEVYKPFPQNPLDQLLEAIEAVFKSWDNDRARVYRDLNDIPHNIGTAVNVQEMVFGNSGSQSGTGVAFTRNPVTGEAKLFGEYLLNAQGEDVVAGIRTPQDIATLHEQMPHVHEQFVSVAEQLEQHYQDMQDIEFTIENEKLYILQTRNGKRTATAAMQIAVDLVEEGVILKKDAMTKVDVKSIDTLLHPTFEAQALEAATVISKAGLPASPGAATGKIVFSAEEAKRQAEAGEKVILMRPETSPEDIEGMIASEAIVTTHGGMTSHAAVVARGMGKCCVTGCADLEINTREKTVTYADGQLFEGDEISVDGAQGDIYAGIVETTSAEHSEAFEQFMQWTEEIARLDVRMNAETTPDIEAGYQFNAQGIGLVRTEHMFFGAERLVEMRRFILSSDDETRTQALNRIRTYQTEDFEQIFRLSGECPTIVRLLDPPLHEFLPKSEEEIESVAQQLNISTAQLKQRMAELHETNPMLGHRGCRLAITYPELYVMQVEAMMKSVAQLKTEGIACHPEIMVPLVSTVAEFKVLKAQILEAIQQIETDTNQSLHYLVGTMIETPRACVIAGDLAKECDFFSFGTNDLTQLTFGFSRDDAGKFINDYLNQHILAADPFQTLDVDGVGALVRNASEQAKAANPNIKIGVCGELGGDPKSIHHFNRMAIDYVSCSPFRVPGAKLAAAQSVVESEG, from the coding sequence ATGACAAAATATGTTTATGCATTTGATGAAGGTCAGAAAAATATGAAAGATTTACTTGGCGGAAAAGGGGCCAATTTATCAGAAATGAAGCGTTTAGGTTTGCCTGTTCCTGATGGTTTCACATTAACGACAGCGGCATGTATTGAATATTTAGAGCGTGGTGAGCAGTTGTCTGATGAAGTGAAAACCCAATTACAAGCACAGTTAGAGGCATTTTCAGCGCGCACGAATAAGGCGTTCTCTTCGGATGAAAATCTGCTGCTCGTTTCAGTGCGGAGTGGGGCTAAAATCTCGATGCCGGGTATGATGGATACGATTTTAAATTTGGGGTTGAACGATGAGAATGTTGAAAAGCTCGCACGTAAAACGAATGATGCACGTTTTTCATACGATTGTTATCGTCGTCTATTACAAATGTTTGGTGAAGTTGTATATCACATTCCGATGTCTGCTTTCGATACATACTTCGATAATTACAAAGAGACGCACGATTATCAAAATGATGCAGATATCCCAGCAGAAGGTTTGAAAGAGATATGTGAGCACTTTAAAACGGTTTATATTGAAGAAGTGTACAAACCCTTCCCACAAAATCCACTTGATCAGTTATTAGAAGCGATTGAGGCGGTATTTAAATCTTGGGATAATGACCGTGCACGCGTGTATCGTGACCTGAATGACATTCCACACAACATTGGAACAGCTGTGAATGTACAAGAAATGGTGTTCGGTAATAGTGGGTCGCAAAGTGGAACGGGGGTTGCCTTTACACGTAATCCTGTCACAGGTGAAGCAAAATTGTTTGGTGAATATTTGTTAAATGCACAAGGTGAAGATGTGGTGGCAGGGATTCGCACGCCTCAAGATATTGCGACATTACATGAGCAAATGCCGCATGTCCATGAACAATTTGTCTCTGTTGCAGAACAACTCGAACAACATTATCAAGATATGCAAGATATTGAATTTACGATTGAAAATGAAAAGCTTTATATTCTACAAACGCGTAACGGTAAACGTACAGCGACAGCGGCGATGCAAATTGCTGTTGATTTAGTAGAAGAGGGTGTCATTTTGAAAAAAGATGCGATGACCAAAGTGGACGTGAAATCAATCGACACGTTATTACATCCAACGTTTGAAGCACAAGCGTTAGAAGCGGCGACAGTCATTTCAAAGGCAGGTTTACCAGCGAGTCCAGGTGCAGCGACGGGTAAAATTGTGTTTTCTGCAGAAGAAGCGAAACGTCAAGCTGAGGCAGGCGAAAAAGTCATTTTAATGCGTCCAGAAACGTCACCGGAAGATATTGAAGGGATGATTGCGAGTGAAGCAATTGTGACAACACATGGTGGAATGACGTCTCATGCCGCTGTAGTCGCGCGTGGTATGGGAAAATGTTGTGTGACAGGCTGTGCGGACCTTGAAATTAATACACGCGAGAAAACAGTGACATATGCCGATGGTCAGTTATTTGAAGGTGATGAAATTTCTGTCGATGGTGCACAAGGGGATATTTATGCAGGTATCGTGGAGACGACAAGTGCCGAACATAGCGAGGCGTTTGAACAATTTATGCAGTGGACGGAAGAGATTGCGCGTCTAGATGTTCGTATGAATGCCGAAACAACGCCTGATATTGAAGCAGGTTATCAGTTCAATGCGCAAGGTATTGGCCTTGTCCGTACAGAGCATATGTTTTTCGGTGCAGAACGATTAGTAGAAATGCGTCGTTTCATCTTATCCTCAGACGATGAGACGAGAACACAAGCTTTAAATCGTATTCGCACATATCAAACAGAAGACTTTGAACAAATTTTCCGTTTATCAGGAGAGTGTCCAACGATTGTGCGTTTACTCGATCCACCTCTTCATGAGTTTTTACCTAAATCTGAAGAAGAAATTGAAAGTGTCGCACAGCAGTTAAACATTTCTACTGCACAGCTGAAGCAACGCATGGCAGAATTGCATGAAACGAACCCTATGTTAGGTCACCGCGGTTGCCGACTCGCGATCACATATCCAGAATTGTATGTTATGCAAGTCGAGGCGATGATGAAGAGTGTGGCACAATTGAAAACTGAGGGTATTGCATGTCATCCAGAAATTATGGTGCCTCTCGTTTCTACTGTGGCAGAATTCAAAGTGTTAAAAGCACAAATTCTTGAAGCGATTCAGCAAATTGAGACAGACACGAACCAATCACTCCATTATTTAGTAGGGACGATGATTGAAACACCACGTGCTTGTGTTATTGCGGGTGACCTTGCGAAAGAATGCGACTTTTTCAGCTTTGGTACGAATGATTTAACACAGCTCACTTTCGGCTTTTCTCGTGATGATGCCGGAAAATTTATTAATGACTATTTGAACCAACATATTTTAGCAGCCGATCCATTCCAAACTTTAGATGTTGACGGTGTGGGGGCACTCGTTCGAAATGCGTCAGAACAAGCAAAAGCCGCAAACCCTAATATTAAAATTGGTGTCTGTGGCGAGCTCGGTGGGGATCCGAAATCAATCCATCACTTTAACCGTATGGCGATTGATTATGTGTCATGTTCGCCATTCCGTGTACCAGGTGCCAAGTTAGCGGCAGCACAAAGTGTCGTTGAAAGTGAGGGATAA
- the kdpA gene encoding potassium-transporting ATPase subunit KdpA — protein MEVVIFLIIFFICAFLLSRYLYSVALLTPTPADKVFLGVEKGIYKVLGTQLEHMSGKTYLKHFLLFNGLMGALTFVLLLIQQWLFLNPNHNLNQSVSLAFNTAVSFLTNTNLQHYAGESGLTYLTQMMVITYLMFTSSASGYAVCIAMLRRLTGMTDIIGNFYQDMVRFIVRVLIPLSFIVSVFLVSQGTPQTLKGNLTIHTITGKIQQIAYGPIASLESIKHIGTNGGGFLGANSSTPFENPTVWSNYIEMLSMMLIPGALVFLFGRMLTKSGKQIHAHAYVIFGTMLLFFLVFFAIAIISEYKGNVVLSHLGVVGPNMEGKEVRFGPGLSALFTTITTAFTTGTVNNMHDALTPLGGFVPIVLMMLNAIFGGEGVGLMNMLIFVLLTVFICSLMVGKTPNYLGMKIEGREMKLIALTFLIHPILILVATACAFIIPGASDAITNPSFHGISQALYEMTSSSANNGSGFEGLADDSTFWNVSTGMVMLIARYVPIILQIMIASSLVNKKAYQKDDQTVAIDKPFFGVSLTIFIILLSGLTFLPVLLLGPIGEFLSLK, from the coding sequence ATGGAAGTCGTTATCTTTTTAATCATCTTTTTTATATGTGCATTTTTATTAAGTCGGTATTTATACAGTGTGGCATTATTAACGCCTACACCCGCAGATAAAGTGTTTTTAGGTGTTGAAAAAGGCATTTATAAAGTTTTAGGGACGCAGTTAGAGCACATGTCGGGTAAGACTTACCTGAAACATTTTCTATTGTTTAATGGACTGATGGGCGCGTTGACGTTCGTACTGTTGCTCATTCAACAATGGCTCTTTTTAAATCCCAACCATAATTTAAATCAATCCGTGTCGTTGGCATTTAACACAGCAGTGTCGTTCTTAACGAATACCAACCTGCAACATTACGCTGGGGAATCTGGCCTGACCTATTTAACACAAATGATGGTCATCACTTATTTGATGTTTACGTCTAGCGCTTCAGGTTACGCGGTTTGTATTGCGATGTTGCGTCGTTTAACAGGAATGACAGATATTATTGGCAACTTTTATCAAGATATGGTGCGATTTATTGTTCGTGTTTTAATACCACTGTCATTTATTGTCAGTGTATTTTTGGTGAGTCAAGGGACACCACAAACTTTAAAAGGCAATTTGACGATTCATACAATAACAGGAAAAATTCAACAAATTGCATATGGACCTATCGCTTCATTAGAGTCCATTAAACATATCGGTACAAATGGGGGAGGCTTTTTAGGCGCCAACTCATCAACACCATTTGAAAATCCGACTGTATGGTCGAACTATATTGAAATGTTGAGTATGATGTTGATTCCTGGTGCGCTTGTCTTTTTATTTGGAAGAATGTTGACCAAAAGTGGTAAACAAATTCATGCGCACGCTTATGTCATATTTGGAACAATGCTGTTATTTTTCTTAGTTTTCTTCGCAATTGCCATTATTTCAGAGTACAAAGGTAACGTTGTGTTATCGCATTTAGGTGTGGTCGGACCGAATATGGAAGGCAAAGAAGTCAGATTTGGTCCTGGGCTTTCAGCACTTTTCACGACCATCACAACAGCATTTACAACAGGTACAGTCAATAATATGCATGATGCGCTGACACCGCTTGGAGGTTTTGTACCTATAGTGTTAATGATGCTTAACGCCATTTTTGGTGGTGAAGGTGTTGGATTAATGAATATGTTGATTTTCGTTTTATTGACAGTATTTATTTGTAGTTTGATGGTTGGGAAAACACCAAACTATTTAGGAATGAAAATAGAAGGACGGGAAATGAAGCTGATTGCATTAACATTTTTAATTCATCCGATATTGATTTTAGTTGCGACTGCATGCGCATTTATTATTCCGGGCGCGAGTGATGCGATAACAAATCCTTCATTTCATGGTATTTCACAAGCACTTTACGAAATGACATCGTCGTCGGCCAATAATGGTTCTGGGTTTGAAGGACTCGCAGACGATTCGACGTTCTGGAATGTCTCAACCGGTATGGTCATGTTGATTGCACGTTATGTTCCCATCATTTTACAAATTATGATTGCTTCAAGTTTAGTGAATAAAAAAGCATATCAAAAAGATGATCAAACTGTTGCTATTGACAAACCTTTCTTCGGTGTATCGCTCACTATTTTCATTATTTTATTGAGTGGTTTGACATTTTTACCCGTATTATTACTTGGACCTATTGGAGAGTTTTTATCGTTGAAATAA
- the panC gene encoding pantoate--beta-alanine ligase — translation MTQRITSIQEMQQLARQFHREGKSIGFVPTMGALHDGHLTMMRQSTEDNDITVISVFVNPLQFGPNEDFDAYPRQIDEDEAMVSQIGVDYVFYPTVEEMYPGEIGIHVTVGRLAEVLEGALRPGHFDGVVTVVNKLFNIVQPDVAYFGKKDAQQLAIVEQMVRDFNHLVKIVGVDIVREADGLAKSSRNVYLTAEERQEAVHLRQSLALAQSLYDEGERESSVIINKVTQYLETHTSGQVQEVAVYSYPELREQAHIEGRIFISLAVKFSQARLIDNIIIGDETEK, via the coding sequence ATGACACAACGTATAACATCAATTCAAGAAATGCAACAACTCGCAAGACAATTTCATCGTGAAGGCAAGTCAATCGGTTTTGTGCCGACGATGGGGGCGTTACATGATGGTCATTTAACGATGATGCGTCAATCGACTGAAGACAATGACATCACCGTGATCAGTGTCTTTGTCAACCCATTACAATTCGGTCCAAATGAAGATTTTGATGCCTATCCACGTCAAATTGATGAAGATGAGGCGATGGTCAGTCAAATCGGTGTGGATTATGTCTTTTATCCAACAGTAGAAGAAATGTATCCAGGTGAAATCGGTATTCATGTAACAGTTGGACGTTTAGCAGAAGTATTAGAAGGCGCGCTACGTCCAGGTCATTTTGATGGTGTTGTGACAGTAGTGAATAAGTTATTTAACATTGTTCAACCTGATGTCGCATACTTTGGCAAAAAAGACGCCCAACAACTCGCAATCGTAGAACAAATGGTCCGCGATTTTAATCACCTCGTTAAAATTGTCGGTGTCGATATTGTGCGTGAAGCGGATGGATTGGCGAAAAGCTCAAGAAATGTTTATCTGACAGCTGAAGAACGACAAGAAGCAGTCCATTTACGTCAAAGTTTAGCACTCGCACAATCGTTATATGATGAGGGTGAGCGCGAAAGTAGCGTCATTATTAATAAAGTGACACAATATTTAGAGACCCATACAAGCGGTCAAGTTCAAGAAGTTGCAGTTTACAGTTACCCCGAATTAAGAGAGCAAGCACACATAGAAGGACGTATTTTTATATCATTAGCAGTGAAGTTTAGCCAAGCACGGTTAATCGATAACATTATTATTGGAGATGAAACAGAGAAATGA
- the panD gene encoding aspartate 1-decarboxylase, with protein MIRTMMNAKIHRARVTEANLNYVGSITIDQDILDAVDILPNEKVAIVNNNNGARLETYVIAGERGSGKICLNGAAARLVQVGDVVIIMTYAQLDETELKSHSPKVAVMNAHNEIVEMIQEKEDTIIL; from the coding sequence ATGATAAGAACCATGATGAACGCGAAAATTCATCGTGCACGTGTCACAGAAGCCAATTTGAACTATGTCGGTAGTATTACGATTGATCAAGACATTTTAGATGCAGTTGATATTTTGCCGAACGAAAAAGTAGCGATTGTTAACAATAATAACGGTGCACGTTTAGAAACATATGTCATTGCGGGTGAACGCGGCAGTGGCAAAATTTGTTTGAACGGTGCAGCAGCGCGTCTCGTCCAAGTAGGCGATGTCGTGATTATTATGACGTATGCGCAGTTGGATGAGACTGAGTTAAAATCACATTCCCCTAAAGTGGCAGTGATGAATGCGCATAATGAAATTGTAGAAATGATTCAAGAAAAAGAAGATACAATCATTCTTTAA
- the kdpC gene encoding potassium-transporting ATPase subunit KdpC — protein MKAIRSSIGLVVMTMILCGLIFPLAVTAVGQTLFHHQANGSLVTQNDHVVGSKLIGQQWDEPQYFHGRVSAVKYNMDSTMIKENGVASGSHNYSNGHPELQKRVEALKQTNGHTPIDAVTESGSGLDPDITVDNAKQQVARIAQRRNLSTEQINQLISNQAHHGSLYDDYVNVLALNLALDRMSGH, from the coding sequence ATGAAAGCGATAAGAAGTAGTATAGGACTCGTTGTGATGACAATGATTTTATGCGGTCTCATCTTTCCGCTGGCTGTCACTGCAGTCGGACAGACGTTGTTTCATCATCAAGCGAACGGTAGCCTTGTGACACAGAATGATCACGTCGTCGGTTCCAAGTTGATTGGTCAACAGTGGGATGAACCCCAATACTTTCATGGCCGTGTGAGTGCTGTAAAATATAATATGGATTCAACCATGATAAAAGAAAACGGTGTCGCTTCTGGTAGTCATAACTATTCTAACGGGCATCCTGAACTTCAAAAGAGAGTGGAAGCTTTAAAACAAACAAACGGACATACACCTATTGATGCCGTTACAGAATCCGGTTCAGGTTTAGACCCGGATATTACTGTAGACAACGCGAAACAACAAGTCGCACGCATTGCACAACGCAGAAACCTATCAACAGAACAAATTAATCAACTCATTTCTAACCAAGCCCATCATGGTAGTTTGTATGATGATTATGTTAATGTGTTGGCGTTAAATCTTGCCTTAGATCGGATGTCAGGTCATTAG
- the panB gene encoding 3-methyl-2-oxobutanoate hydroxymethyltransferase: MKRDGEKISMVTAYDYPSAKQVEEANIDMILVGDSLGMTVLGYESTVDVTLEDMLHHSRAVRRGAPNTFVVVDMPFGSVGIDAKTDIENAIRLYRESRGNALKVEGAHLTDFMTQATQIGIPIVAHLGLTPQSVGVLGYKMQGTTKEAAQQLIEDAQAVERAGAIALVLEAIPSDLAQVISKKLTIPVIGIGAGKGTDGQVLVYHDMLNYGVDRHAKFVKQYCDLSIGIAALEKYNEEVKTGVFPSEEFTYKKQIMDEVDA; the protein is encoded by the coding sequence ATGAAGCGTGACGGTGAAAAAATTTCAATGGTGACCGCTTATGATTACCCAAGTGCGAAACAAGTTGAAGAGGCCAATATCGATATGATTCTAGTAGGAGATTCACTAGGCATGACGGTATTAGGATATGAAAGCACAGTCGATGTGACACTTGAAGATATGTTGCATCATAGCCGTGCTGTTCGTCGTGGTGCGCCCAATACATTTGTTGTCGTCGATATGCCATTTGGTTCAGTAGGTATCGATGCCAAAACAGATATTGAAAATGCGATTCGTCTTTATAGAGAAAGTCGCGGAAATGCTTTAAAAGTAGAAGGTGCACATTTGACTGACTTTATGACACAAGCAACACAAATAGGGATTCCGATTGTCGCACATCTCGGTTTGACACCTCAAAGTGTTGGTGTGTTAGGTTATAAAATGCAAGGCACAACGAAAGAAGCGGCACAACAGCTGATTGAAGATGCTCAAGCAGTTGAACGTGCAGGCGCGATTGCATTAGTACTTGAAGCGATTCCGAGTGATCTCGCCCAAGTCATTTCAAAAAAATTAACAATTCCAGTGATTGGTATCGGCGCAGGTAAAGGGACAGATGGCCAAGTGTTGGTATATCACGATATGCTGAATTATGGCGTGGATCGTCATGCGAAATTCGTGAAACAGTACTGTGACCTCTCAATTGGTATCGCTGCGTTAGAAAAATATAATGAAGAAGTTAAAACAGGTGTATTTCCGTCTGAAGAATTCACATATAAAAAGCAAATTATGGATGAGGTAGACGCATGA
- the kdpB gene encoding potassium-transporting ATPase subunit KdpB encodes MNQSSHVLNGAIVKQAIKESFIKLNPAYLIKNPIMFVVEVGMVLTLIMTIVPQIFTDDAMSRLYLFTIFVILLLTILFSNFSESIAEGRGKAQANSLRETKSNMTARRIINDEEHETIDASALKRGDRILVNAGETIPSDGTIIEGIATVDESAITGESAPVIKESGGDFSGVIGGTTVTSDWLIIEVDSEEGSTFLDKMIALVEGAQRKKTPNEIALFTLLITLTIIFLVVILTFYPIAQYLKLNVPIATLIALTVCLIPTTIGGLLSAIGIAGMDRVTQFNILAKSGRSVETCGDVDVLILDKTGTITYGNRLAESLMPVREEWYDRLLIAAYETSVYDDTPEGKSIVTLAQASSVQLPNEVKGDYQPFKAETRMSGIIRGNHAVFKGAPNSMIKYIKQKGGVVPSNIETLVTEVSSKGGTPLIVVEDQTILGVIYLKDVIKEGLVERFQELRQMGIETVMCTGDNELTAATIAKEAGVDRFIAECRPEDKIKVIKEEQEKGHIVAMTGDGTNDAPALAQANVGLAMNSGTLSAKEAANLIDLDSNPTKLMEVVKIGKQLLMTRGALTTFSIANDIAKYFAILPAMMMVTIPEMSRLNIMQLHSPESAIVSALIFNALIIALLIPIAMKGVRIKGASTETILMKNMLVYGLGGMIVPFIGIKLIDLLIQWWI; translated from the coding sequence ATGAATCAATCATCTCATGTTTTGAATGGCGCGATTGTCAAACAAGCCATCAAAGAGAGTTTTATTAAATTAAACCCTGCATATCTCATCAAAAATCCAATCATGTTTGTTGTAGAGGTAGGGATGGTTTTAACTTTGATTATGACGATTGTCCCGCAAATTTTTACAGATGATGCGATGTCGCGGCTTTATTTATTTACGATTTTTGTGATTTTATTATTGACTATTCTGTTTTCTAACTTTTCAGAATCGATTGCTGAAGGACGAGGTAAAGCACAGGCAAATAGTCTGCGTGAAACGAAATCAAACATGACTGCACGTCGTATAATTAATGATGAAGAACACGAAACCATTGATGCATCGGCATTAAAACGTGGTGATCGTATTTTGGTTAATGCTGGAGAAACAATTCCATCAGATGGCACAATTATTGAAGGGATTGCAACGGTTGACGAATCTGCTATTACAGGTGAATCTGCACCGGTTATTAAAGAGTCGGGTGGAGATTTCTCAGGTGTTATCGGTGGGACAACAGTGACATCGGATTGGCTCATTATTGAAGTGGATAGTGAAGAAGGATCTACGTTTTTAGATAAAATGATTGCCTTAGTCGAAGGTGCACAACGTAAAAAAACACCGAATGAGATTGCGCTCTTCACTTTACTCATTACATTAACGATTATCTTTTTAGTTGTTATTTTAACGTTTTATCCTATTGCACAATATTTAAAGCTCAATGTGCCTATTGCAACATTGATTGCGTTGACAGTGTGCTTGATCCCTACAACAATTGGGGGCTTGCTTTCAGCCATTGGTATTGCAGGAATGGACCGTGTTACACAATTTAATATATTAGCTAAAAGTGGGCGTTCTGTAGAAACATGTGGGGATGTAGATGTATTAATTTTAGACAAAACTGGCACAATTACTTATGGTAATCGTTTAGCAGAATCACTGATGCCCGTTCGTGAAGAATGGTATGACAGATTGCTCATCGCAGCTTATGAAACTTCAGTTTATGATGATACACCTGAAGGCAAAAGTATTGTAACTTTGGCGCAAGCTTCCTCTGTTCAGTTACCGAATGAAGTTAAAGGAGACTATCAACCTTTTAAAGCAGAAACGCGTATGAGTGGCATCATCAGAGGAAACCATGCCGTTTTTAAAGGTGCGCCGAATAGTATGATTAAATATATTAAACAAAAAGGTGGCGTTGTGCCTTCTAATATTGAAACGCTTGTGACTGAAGTATCGAGTAAAGGGGGTACGCCTTTAATTGTTGTTGAGGACCAAACGATTTTAGGTGTAATTTATTTAAAAGACGTTATTAAAGAAGGATTGGTGGAACGTTTTCAAGAGTTACGTCAAATGGGTATCGAGACAGTGATGTGCACAGGTGATAATGAATTGACAGCAGCTACTATTGCGAAAGAAGCGGGTGTAGATCGTTTTATAGCAGAGTGTAGACCAGAAGATAAAATAAAAGTCATTAAAGAAGAACAGGAAAAAGGGCATATCGTTGCAATGACAGGAGATGGAACAAATGACGCACCTGCATTGGCACAAGCAAACGTCGGCCTTGCGATGAACTCAGGGACATTAAGCGCAAAAGAAGCCGCAAACTTAATTGATTTAGATTCCAATCCAACGAAATTAATGGAAGTCGTCAAAATCGGTAAACAGTTGCTCATGACGAGAGGGGCATTGACAACATTCAGTATTGCGAATGATATTGCCAAATATTTTGCCATTTTACCTGCCATGATGATGGTCACGATACCTGAAATGAGTCGTTTAAATATTATGCAGTTACATTCCCCTGAATCTGCCATTGTTTCAGCTTTAATATTTAACGCACTCATTATCGCATTGTTGATTCCTATTGCGATGAAAGGGGTGCGCATTAAAGGGGCATCGACTGAAACGATATTGATGAAAAATATGTTGGTATATGGTCTCGGCGGTATGATTGTACCCTTTATTGGCATTAAATTAATCGATCTTTTGATTCAATGGTGGATATAG
- a CDS encoding exotoxin beta-grasp domain-containing protein yields the protein MSLKDLDFKLRKMLIKDYGLYQNDSNNGKIVIKIGDSDKDIMTLELNKKLQEHRMSDTADVNKIQQITIDL from the coding sequence GTGTCTTTAAAAGACTTAGACTTTAAACTTCGAAAAATGCTTATCAAAGATTATGGCTTATACCAAAACGACTCAAATAACGGTAAAATTGTCATCAAAATAGGCGATAGTGATAAAGACATCATGACTTTAGAGTTAAATAAAAAACTACAAGAACACCGTATGAGCGACACGGCAGATGTCAATAAAATTCAACAAATTACGATAGATCTATAA